In Xyrauchen texanus isolate HMW12.3.18 chromosome 27, RBS_HiC_50CHRs, whole genome shotgun sequence, one genomic interval encodes:
- the LOC127621498 gene encoding paired amphipathic helix protein Sin3b-like isoform X1, protein MAKIQAHGSTAKQISQIQDKAYVVQKQVQQQHFQKLKVEDALSYLDQVKIRFGNDPGIYNKFLDIMKEFKSQSIDTPGVINRVSQLFHGHPDLVLGFNAFLPPGYRIEIPKNGMAFLQSPFSTQQVSPAGKSTGSSVVSAASSALAEAGSAQNEAVTSPESNASSCGPPEQSSRLSLLLPSQESQSQPATTSVSPPTSEPSPVEFDSAISYVNKIKNRFLDNPETYRAFLEILHTYQKEQLEVKENRGRSCGGMTEDEVFSKVASLFKGQEDLLAEFGQFLPDAKRSLFTGGSLTGKDHMKKAEDEEMNKQSKKRPRPMLMPHMTPLLKKKMKYSCSKDPSFASVGKHGVLREFTFFDKVRRLLKSQEVYENFLRCIALFNQEVVSGAELLQLVTPFLGKFPELYTQFKSFLGDKELSHSITGLSDRYMEAGGREVDYASCKRLGSSYRALPKTYQQPKCSGRTAICKEVLNDTWVSFPSWSEDSTFVSSKKTPYEEQLHRCEDERFELDVVLETNLATIRVLESVQKKLSRLSPEDQERFRLDDCLGGTSEVIQRRAVYRIYGDKAPEIIEGLKRSPATAVPVVLKRLKAKEEEWRDAQQGFNKIWREQYEKAYLKSLDHQGVNFKQNDMKALRSKSLLNEIESIYDERQEQSTEEGGVGQQGRDGSGGGSTSEPHMIFTYEDKQILEDAASLIIYHVKRQPTIHKDDKDHIKRIIQHFVPDLFFARRGELSETEEFTDEEAEGEDGAVAGGGVSMAGGQQQLNGDSRRRRCTSPENMDTSAAAHIMNPEGEAMDLRDPEAEHQKELDGVYNLFFVNNNWYFFLRLHQTLCSRLLKVYRQAERQLLKHRAEQNRERQLTGEGRREKTSDLAMELRLKQPSEVELEEYYPAFLDMVRSLLDGNLEANQYEDTLREMFTIHAYIGFTVDKLIQNIVRQLQHLVSDEVCLQVTELYLSERKRGAAGGNLSSQCVRAAWEASYQWKAERVMSEENCFKVMFIQNKGQVTLTIELLDTEEAQGDDPLDIQSLSNYMEQYIGTESMCSQTEGYYFKPVFLPRNLRHFRGWQLKQVEAMRCRREWRRKMGVETAGSLDCRFKLNTHKMVFVMNSEDYMYRRGALVKARRSQHRVARAQHDRFDQWHQGWLNDHVSPGAEHNVQDWLMGEDDEDMIPCKTTCVSTQVKGLPVNRYQVHYNSKAPASP, encoded by the exons ATGGCGAAAATTCAGGCTCACGGCAGCACCGCGAAGCAGATCAGCCAGATCCAAGACAAGGCCTATGTGGTCCAGAAGCAAGTCCAACAGCAGCACTTTCAAAAACTAAAG GTGGAGGATGCCTTGTCTTACTTGGATCAAGTCAAAATACGGTTTGGAAATGATCCGGGGATATACAATAAGTTTCTGGATATCATGAAAGAGTTTAAATCTCAAAG TATTGACACACCAGGAGTCATCAACAGAGTTTCTCAACTCTTCCATGGACATCCAGACCTTGTTCTGGGATTTAATGCCTTCTTACCGCCTGGGTATCGGATTGAAATTCCAAAGAATGGAATGGCATTTCTACAATCACCGTTTTCCACACAG CAGGTCTCTCCAGCAGGAAAGAGCACGGGCAGCTCTGTGGTTAGTGCTGCTTCGTCAGCATTGGCCGAGGCTGGGTCGGCTCAAAATGAAGCGGTGACCTCTCCGGAGAGTAATGCTTCATCCTGTGGACCTCCTGAGCAGTCAAGCAGGTTGTCACTTCTGTTGCCCAGCCAAGAGAGCCAATCACAACCGGCTACCACATCGGTGTCCCCACCTACATCGGAGCCCAGCCCTGTGGAGTTTGACAGCGCCATCAGTTACGTCAATAAgatcaaaaacagatttttggaCAACCCAGAAACCTACCGGGCTTTTCTGGAAATTCTACATACATACCAG aaggaacAGCTGGAGGTAAAGGAGAACAGAGGGCGTAGCTGTGGAGGAATGACAGAGGATGAGGTTTTCTCGAAAGTGGCGAGTCTATTCAAAGGCCAGGAGGATCTGCTTGCAGAATTCGGCCAGTTTTTGCCTGATGCAAAGAGATCTCTG TTCACAGGAGGCTCTTTGACCGGCAAAGACCATATGAAGAAAGCAGAGGATGAGGaaatgaacaaacagagcaagaaGAGACCTAGACCCATGTTAATGCCTCACATGACCCCACTTCTGAAG AAGAAAATGAAGTATTCCTGTTCCAAGGACCCATCCTTTGCCTCTGTCGGAAAACATGGAGTCCTAAGGGAATTCACGTTCTTTGACAAG gttcGTCGGTTGCTCAAAAGTCAAGAAGTTTACGAGAATTTCTTGCGCTGCATAGCCCTTTTCAATCAGGAAGTAGTTTCAGGGGCTGAACTCCTGCAACTTGTAACTCCATTTTTGGG GAAGTTCCCAGAACTGTACACCCAGTTTAAGTCATTTTTGGGCGATAAAGAGCTGTCTCACTCGATCACTGGCCTCTCTGACCGCTACATGGAGGCTGGAGGCAGAGAAGTGGACTATGCATCCTGTAAACGCCTAGGATCCAGTTACAGAGCCCTGCCCAAGACCTACCAGCAGCCGAAATGCAGCGGCCGAACAGCTATATGCAAAGAG gtgCTGAACGATACTTGGGTTTCATTCCCTTCCTGGTCTGAAGACTCCACATTTGTGAGTTCCAAGAAAACCCCTTATGAAGAGCAACTTCATCGCTGTGAGGATGAGAGGTTTGAG CTGGATGTTGTCCTAGAGACTAATTTGGCAACAATCAGAGTTTTGGAAAGTGTGCAGAAGAAGCTATCCCGCCTTTCACCGGAGGATCAAGAACGCTTCCGACTGGACGACTGCCTGGGTGGCACCTCTGAGGTCATCCAGCGGCGTGCGGTCTATCGTATCTATGGTGACAAAGCTCCAGAAATCATAGAGGGGTTAAAAAGGAGTCCAGCCACTGCAGTTCCTGTAGTACTCAAAAG GTTGAAAGCTAAAGAGGAGGAGTGGAGGGATGCCCAGCAGGGCTTCAATAAAATCTGGAGAGAGCAATACGAGAAGGCGTACTTGAAATCACTGGACCACCAGGGTGTTAACTTTAAACAGAATGACATGAAGGCCCTTCGATCAAAGAGTCTTCTCAATGAAATAGAGAGCATCTATGACGAG CGGCAGGAGCAGAGCACGGAAGAGGGCGGTGTGGGCCAGCAAGGTCGTGATGGCTCTGGCGGAGGTTCAACCAGCGAGCCCCACATGATCTTCACCTATGAGGACAAACAGATCCTGGAGGACGCAGCCTCACTCATCATCTACCATGTCAAAAGGCAGCCCACAATCCACAAGGATGACAAGGACCACATCAAACGCATCATACAGCATTTCGTCCCTGACCTCTTCTTTGCCCGCCGTGGTGAGTTGAGTGAGACCGAGGAGTTCACGGATGAGGAGGCAGAGGGAGAGGATGGTGCCGTTGCAGGGGGTGGAGTCTCAATGGCAGGTGGCCAGCAGCAACTAAACGGTGATTCTAGGCGAAGACGATGTACATCCCCAGAAAACATGGACACCTCCGCGGCTGCCCACATCATGAATCCAGAAGGGGAGGCGATGGATCTGCGGGACCCAGAGGCGGAGCACCAAAAGGAGCTGGACGGTGTCTATAACCTGTTCTTCGTCAATAATAACTGGTACTTCTTCTTGCGGCTGCATCAGACTCTGTGCTCACGGCTACTGAAGGTTTACAGACAAGCGGAGAGGCAGTTACTGAAACACAGAGCAGAGCAGAATCGAGAACGGCAGCTTACGGGAGAGGGGCGCAGGGAAAAGACGAGTGACCTTGCTATGGAGCTGCGTCTAAAACAGCCGA GCGAGGTGGAGTTAGAGGAATATTACCCAGCTTTCTTGGACATGGTACGCAGTCTACTGGATGGAAACCTAGAAGCCAATCAGTATGAGGACACCCTGAGAGAGATGTTCACCATCCATGCTTACATCGGCTTTACTGTCGACAAGCTCATCCAGAACATTGTCAGACAG CTTCAACACCTGGTCAGTGATGAGGTGTGTTTGCAAGTGACTGAACTGTACCTCTCGGAACGGAAGAGAGGGGCTGCAGGGGGTAATCTGTCCTCCCAGTGTGTCCGTGCTGCTTGGGAAGCCAGCTACCAATGGAAAGCAGAGAGAGTCATGTCTGAGGAAAACTGCTTCAAG GTGATGTTCATTCAAAACAAAGGTCAGGTGACCTTAACAATTGAGCTACTGGACACAGAAGAGGCCCAGGGTGATGACCCGCTGGATATTCAG AGTCTGTCGAATTACATGGAGCAGTATATAGGGACTGAGTCAATGTGCTCTCAGACAGAGGGCTACTATTTCAAGCCTGTATTTTTACCCAG GAATCTGAGGCATTTCCGTGGCTGGCAGCTGAAGCAGGTGGAAGCCATGCGCTGCCGGAGAGAGTGGCGCCGGAAGATGGGTGTTGAGACAGCCGGGAGTCTGGACTGTCGTTTTAAACTCAACACGCACAAGATGGTTTTTGTGATGAACTCTGAAGACTACATGTACCGCAGAGGAGCCCTGGTGAAGGCTCGGAGG TCCCAGCACAGAGTAGCACGAGCCCAGCATGACCGTTTTGACCAGTGGCACCAGGGCTGGCTGAATGACCATGTGTCCCCTGGTGCTGAGCACAATGTGCAGGACTGGCTCATGGGAGAAGATGATGAGGACATGATCCCTTGCAAGACCACCTGTGTGTCCACACAGGTCAAAGGCTTACCTGTCAACAGGTACCAGGTGCACTACAACAGCAAGGCCCCCGCCTCACCGTAA
- the LOC127621498 gene encoding paired amphipathic helix protein Sin3b-like isoform X3 — protein sequence MAKIQAHGSTAKQISQIQDKAYVVQKQVQQQHFQKLKVEDALSYLDQVKIRFGNDPGIYNKFLDIMKEFKSQSIDTPGVINRVSQLFHGHPDLVLGFNAFLPPGYRIEIPKNGMAFLQSPFSTQQVSPAGKSTGSSVVSAASSALAEAGSAQNEAVTSPESNASSCGPPEQSSRLSLLLPSQESQSQPATTSVSPPTSEPSPVEFDSAISYVNKIKNRFLDNPETYRAFLEILHTYQKEQLEVKENRGRSCGGMTEDEVFSKVASLFKGQEDLLAEFGQFLPDAKRSLFTGGSLTGKDHMKKAEDEEMNKQSKKRPRPMLMPHMTPLLKKMKYSCSKDPSFASVGKHGVLREFTFFDKVRRLLKSQEVYENFLRCIALFNQEVVSGAELLQLVTPFLGKFPELYTQFKSFLGDKELSHSITGLSDRYMEAGGREVDYASCKRLGSSYRALPKTYQQPKCSGRTAICKEVLNDTWVSFPSWSEDSTFVSSKKTPYEEQLHRCEDERFELDVVLETNLATIRVLESVQKKLSRLSPEDQERFRLDDCLGGTSEVIQRRAVYRIYGDKAPEIIEGLKRSPATAVPVVLKRLKAKEEEWRDAQQGFNKIWREQYEKAYLKSLDHQGVNFKQNDMKALRSKSLLNEIESIYDERQEQSTEEGGVGQQGRDGSGGGSTSEPHMIFTYEDKQILEDAASLIIYHVKRQPTIHKDDKDHIKRIIQHFVPDLFFARRGELSETEEFTDEEAEGEDGAVAGGGVSMAGGQQQLNGDSRRRRCTSPENMDTSAAAHIMNPEGEAMDLRDPEAEHQKELDGVYNLFFVNNNWYFFLRLHQTLCSRLLKVYRQAERQLLKHRAEQNRERQLTGEGRREKTSDLAMELRLKQPSEVELEEYYPAFLDMVRSLLDGNLEANQYEDTLREMFTIHAYIGFTVDKLIQNIVRQLQHLVSDEVCLQVTELYLSERKRGAAGGNLSSQCVRAAWEASYQWKAERVMSEENCFKVMFIQNKGQVTLTIELLDTEEAQGDDPLDIQSLSNYMEQYIGTESMCSQTEGYYFKPVFLPRNLRHFRGWQLKQVEAMRCRREWRRKMGVETAGSLDCRFKLNTHKMVFVMNSEDYMYRRGALVKARRSQHRVARAQHDRFDQWHQGWLNDHVSPGAEHNVQDWLMGEDDEDMIPCKTTCVSTQVKGLPVNRYQVHYNSKAPASP from the exons ATGGCGAAAATTCAGGCTCACGGCAGCACCGCGAAGCAGATCAGCCAGATCCAAGACAAGGCCTATGTGGTCCAGAAGCAAGTCCAACAGCAGCACTTTCAAAAACTAAAG GTGGAGGATGCCTTGTCTTACTTGGATCAAGTCAAAATACGGTTTGGAAATGATCCGGGGATATACAATAAGTTTCTGGATATCATGAAAGAGTTTAAATCTCAAAG TATTGACACACCAGGAGTCATCAACAGAGTTTCTCAACTCTTCCATGGACATCCAGACCTTGTTCTGGGATTTAATGCCTTCTTACCGCCTGGGTATCGGATTGAAATTCCAAAGAATGGAATGGCATTTCTACAATCACCGTTTTCCACACAG CAGGTCTCTCCAGCAGGAAAGAGCACGGGCAGCTCTGTGGTTAGTGCTGCTTCGTCAGCATTGGCCGAGGCTGGGTCGGCTCAAAATGAAGCGGTGACCTCTCCGGAGAGTAATGCTTCATCCTGTGGACCTCCTGAGCAGTCAAGCAGGTTGTCACTTCTGTTGCCCAGCCAAGAGAGCCAATCACAACCGGCTACCACATCGGTGTCCCCACCTACATCGGAGCCCAGCCCTGTGGAGTTTGACAGCGCCATCAGTTACGTCAATAAgatcaaaaacagatttttggaCAACCCAGAAACCTACCGGGCTTTTCTGGAAATTCTACATACATACCAG aaggaacAGCTGGAGGTAAAGGAGAACAGAGGGCGTAGCTGTGGAGGAATGACAGAGGATGAGGTTTTCTCGAAAGTGGCGAGTCTATTCAAAGGCCAGGAGGATCTGCTTGCAGAATTCGGCCAGTTTTTGCCTGATGCAAAGAGATCTCTG TTCACAGGAGGCTCTTTGACCGGCAAAGACCATATGAAGAAAGCAGAGGATGAGGaaatgaacaaacagagcaagaaGAGACCTAGACCCATGTTAATGCCTCACATGACCCCACTTCTGAAG AAAATGAAGTATTCCTGTTCCAAGGACCCATCCTTTGCCTCTGTCGGAAAACATGGAGTCCTAAGGGAATTCACGTTCTTTGACAAG gttcGTCGGTTGCTCAAAAGTCAAGAAGTTTACGAGAATTTCTTGCGCTGCATAGCCCTTTTCAATCAGGAAGTAGTTTCAGGGGCTGAACTCCTGCAACTTGTAACTCCATTTTTGGG GAAGTTCCCAGAACTGTACACCCAGTTTAAGTCATTTTTGGGCGATAAAGAGCTGTCTCACTCGATCACTGGCCTCTCTGACCGCTACATGGAGGCTGGAGGCAGAGAAGTGGACTATGCATCCTGTAAACGCCTAGGATCCAGTTACAGAGCCCTGCCCAAGACCTACCAGCAGCCGAAATGCAGCGGCCGAACAGCTATATGCAAAGAG gtgCTGAACGATACTTGGGTTTCATTCCCTTCCTGGTCTGAAGACTCCACATTTGTGAGTTCCAAGAAAACCCCTTATGAAGAGCAACTTCATCGCTGTGAGGATGAGAGGTTTGAG CTGGATGTTGTCCTAGAGACTAATTTGGCAACAATCAGAGTTTTGGAAAGTGTGCAGAAGAAGCTATCCCGCCTTTCACCGGAGGATCAAGAACGCTTCCGACTGGACGACTGCCTGGGTGGCACCTCTGAGGTCATCCAGCGGCGTGCGGTCTATCGTATCTATGGTGACAAAGCTCCAGAAATCATAGAGGGGTTAAAAAGGAGTCCAGCCACTGCAGTTCCTGTAGTACTCAAAAG GTTGAAAGCTAAAGAGGAGGAGTGGAGGGATGCCCAGCAGGGCTTCAATAAAATCTGGAGAGAGCAATACGAGAAGGCGTACTTGAAATCACTGGACCACCAGGGTGTTAACTTTAAACAGAATGACATGAAGGCCCTTCGATCAAAGAGTCTTCTCAATGAAATAGAGAGCATCTATGACGAG CGGCAGGAGCAGAGCACGGAAGAGGGCGGTGTGGGCCAGCAAGGTCGTGATGGCTCTGGCGGAGGTTCAACCAGCGAGCCCCACATGATCTTCACCTATGAGGACAAACAGATCCTGGAGGACGCAGCCTCACTCATCATCTACCATGTCAAAAGGCAGCCCACAATCCACAAGGATGACAAGGACCACATCAAACGCATCATACAGCATTTCGTCCCTGACCTCTTCTTTGCCCGCCGTGGTGAGTTGAGTGAGACCGAGGAGTTCACGGATGAGGAGGCAGAGGGAGAGGATGGTGCCGTTGCAGGGGGTGGAGTCTCAATGGCAGGTGGCCAGCAGCAACTAAACGGTGATTCTAGGCGAAGACGATGTACATCCCCAGAAAACATGGACACCTCCGCGGCTGCCCACATCATGAATCCAGAAGGGGAGGCGATGGATCTGCGGGACCCAGAGGCGGAGCACCAAAAGGAGCTGGACGGTGTCTATAACCTGTTCTTCGTCAATAATAACTGGTACTTCTTCTTGCGGCTGCATCAGACTCTGTGCTCACGGCTACTGAAGGTTTACAGACAAGCGGAGAGGCAGTTACTGAAACACAGAGCAGAGCAGAATCGAGAACGGCAGCTTACGGGAGAGGGGCGCAGGGAAAAGACGAGTGACCTTGCTATGGAGCTGCGTCTAAAACAGCCGA GCGAGGTGGAGTTAGAGGAATATTACCCAGCTTTCTTGGACATGGTACGCAGTCTACTGGATGGAAACCTAGAAGCCAATCAGTATGAGGACACCCTGAGAGAGATGTTCACCATCCATGCTTACATCGGCTTTACTGTCGACAAGCTCATCCAGAACATTGTCAGACAG CTTCAACACCTGGTCAGTGATGAGGTGTGTTTGCAAGTGACTGAACTGTACCTCTCGGAACGGAAGAGAGGGGCTGCAGGGGGTAATCTGTCCTCCCAGTGTGTCCGTGCTGCTTGGGAAGCCAGCTACCAATGGAAAGCAGAGAGAGTCATGTCTGAGGAAAACTGCTTCAAG GTGATGTTCATTCAAAACAAAGGTCAGGTGACCTTAACAATTGAGCTACTGGACACAGAAGAGGCCCAGGGTGATGACCCGCTGGATATTCAG AGTCTGTCGAATTACATGGAGCAGTATATAGGGACTGAGTCAATGTGCTCTCAGACAGAGGGCTACTATTTCAAGCCTGTATTTTTACCCAG GAATCTGAGGCATTTCCGTGGCTGGCAGCTGAAGCAGGTGGAAGCCATGCGCTGCCGGAGAGAGTGGCGCCGGAAGATGGGTGTTGAGACAGCCGGGAGTCTGGACTGTCGTTTTAAACTCAACACGCACAAGATGGTTTTTGTGATGAACTCTGAAGACTACATGTACCGCAGAGGAGCCCTGGTGAAGGCTCGGAGG TCCCAGCACAGAGTAGCACGAGCCCAGCATGACCGTTTTGACCAGTGGCACCAGGGCTGGCTGAATGACCATGTGTCCCCTGGTGCTGAGCACAATGTGCAGGACTGGCTCATGGGAGAAGATGATGAGGACATGATCCCTTGCAAGACCACCTGTGTGTCCACACAGGTCAAAGGCTTACCTGTCAACAGGTACCAGGTGCACTACAACAGCAAGGCCCCCGCCTCACCGTAA
- the LOC127621498 gene encoding paired amphipathic helix protein Sin3b-like isoform X2: MAKIQAHGSTAKQISQIQDKAYVVQKQVQQQHFQKLKVEDALSYLDQVKIRFGNDPGIYNKFLDIMKEFKSQSIDTPGVINRVSQLFHGHPDLVLGFNAFLPPGYRIEIPKNGMAFLQSPFSTQVSPAGKSTGSSVVSAASSALAEAGSAQNEAVTSPESNASSCGPPEQSSRLSLLLPSQESQSQPATTSVSPPTSEPSPVEFDSAISYVNKIKNRFLDNPETYRAFLEILHTYQKEQLEVKENRGRSCGGMTEDEVFSKVASLFKGQEDLLAEFGQFLPDAKRSLFTGGSLTGKDHMKKAEDEEMNKQSKKRPRPMLMPHMTPLLKKKMKYSCSKDPSFASVGKHGVLREFTFFDKVRRLLKSQEVYENFLRCIALFNQEVVSGAELLQLVTPFLGKFPELYTQFKSFLGDKELSHSITGLSDRYMEAGGREVDYASCKRLGSSYRALPKTYQQPKCSGRTAICKEVLNDTWVSFPSWSEDSTFVSSKKTPYEEQLHRCEDERFELDVVLETNLATIRVLESVQKKLSRLSPEDQERFRLDDCLGGTSEVIQRRAVYRIYGDKAPEIIEGLKRSPATAVPVVLKRLKAKEEEWRDAQQGFNKIWREQYEKAYLKSLDHQGVNFKQNDMKALRSKSLLNEIESIYDERQEQSTEEGGVGQQGRDGSGGGSTSEPHMIFTYEDKQILEDAASLIIYHVKRQPTIHKDDKDHIKRIIQHFVPDLFFARRGELSETEEFTDEEAEGEDGAVAGGGVSMAGGQQQLNGDSRRRRCTSPENMDTSAAAHIMNPEGEAMDLRDPEAEHQKELDGVYNLFFVNNNWYFFLRLHQTLCSRLLKVYRQAERQLLKHRAEQNRERQLTGEGRREKTSDLAMELRLKQPSEVELEEYYPAFLDMVRSLLDGNLEANQYEDTLREMFTIHAYIGFTVDKLIQNIVRQLQHLVSDEVCLQVTELYLSERKRGAAGGNLSSQCVRAAWEASYQWKAERVMSEENCFKVMFIQNKGQVTLTIELLDTEEAQGDDPLDIQSLSNYMEQYIGTESMCSQTEGYYFKPVFLPRNLRHFRGWQLKQVEAMRCRREWRRKMGVETAGSLDCRFKLNTHKMVFVMNSEDYMYRRGALVKARRSQHRVARAQHDRFDQWHQGWLNDHVSPGAEHNVQDWLMGEDDEDMIPCKTTCVSTQVKGLPVNRYQVHYNSKAPASP; this comes from the exons ATGGCGAAAATTCAGGCTCACGGCAGCACCGCGAAGCAGATCAGCCAGATCCAAGACAAGGCCTATGTGGTCCAGAAGCAAGTCCAACAGCAGCACTTTCAAAAACTAAAG GTGGAGGATGCCTTGTCTTACTTGGATCAAGTCAAAATACGGTTTGGAAATGATCCGGGGATATACAATAAGTTTCTGGATATCATGAAAGAGTTTAAATCTCAAAG TATTGACACACCAGGAGTCATCAACAGAGTTTCTCAACTCTTCCATGGACATCCAGACCTTGTTCTGGGATTTAATGCCTTCTTACCGCCTGGGTATCGGATTGAAATTCCAAAGAATGGAATGGCATTTCTACAATCACCGTTTTCCACACAG GTCTCTCCAGCAGGAAAGAGCACGGGCAGCTCTGTGGTTAGTGCTGCTTCGTCAGCATTGGCCGAGGCTGGGTCGGCTCAAAATGAAGCGGTGACCTCTCCGGAGAGTAATGCTTCATCCTGTGGACCTCCTGAGCAGTCAAGCAGGTTGTCACTTCTGTTGCCCAGCCAAGAGAGCCAATCACAACCGGCTACCACATCGGTGTCCCCACCTACATCGGAGCCCAGCCCTGTGGAGTTTGACAGCGCCATCAGTTACGTCAATAAgatcaaaaacagatttttggaCAACCCAGAAACCTACCGGGCTTTTCTGGAAATTCTACATACATACCAG aaggaacAGCTGGAGGTAAAGGAGAACAGAGGGCGTAGCTGTGGAGGAATGACAGAGGATGAGGTTTTCTCGAAAGTGGCGAGTCTATTCAAAGGCCAGGAGGATCTGCTTGCAGAATTCGGCCAGTTTTTGCCTGATGCAAAGAGATCTCTG TTCACAGGAGGCTCTTTGACCGGCAAAGACCATATGAAGAAAGCAGAGGATGAGGaaatgaacaaacagagcaagaaGAGACCTAGACCCATGTTAATGCCTCACATGACCCCACTTCTGAAG AAGAAAATGAAGTATTCCTGTTCCAAGGACCCATCCTTTGCCTCTGTCGGAAAACATGGAGTCCTAAGGGAATTCACGTTCTTTGACAAG gttcGTCGGTTGCTCAAAAGTCAAGAAGTTTACGAGAATTTCTTGCGCTGCATAGCCCTTTTCAATCAGGAAGTAGTTTCAGGGGCTGAACTCCTGCAACTTGTAACTCCATTTTTGGG GAAGTTCCCAGAACTGTACACCCAGTTTAAGTCATTTTTGGGCGATAAAGAGCTGTCTCACTCGATCACTGGCCTCTCTGACCGCTACATGGAGGCTGGAGGCAGAGAAGTGGACTATGCATCCTGTAAACGCCTAGGATCCAGTTACAGAGCCCTGCCCAAGACCTACCAGCAGCCGAAATGCAGCGGCCGAACAGCTATATGCAAAGAG gtgCTGAACGATACTTGGGTTTCATTCCCTTCCTGGTCTGAAGACTCCACATTTGTGAGTTCCAAGAAAACCCCTTATGAAGAGCAACTTCATCGCTGTGAGGATGAGAGGTTTGAG CTGGATGTTGTCCTAGAGACTAATTTGGCAACAATCAGAGTTTTGGAAAGTGTGCAGAAGAAGCTATCCCGCCTTTCACCGGAGGATCAAGAACGCTTCCGACTGGACGACTGCCTGGGTGGCACCTCTGAGGTCATCCAGCGGCGTGCGGTCTATCGTATCTATGGTGACAAAGCTCCAGAAATCATAGAGGGGTTAAAAAGGAGTCCAGCCACTGCAGTTCCTGTAGTACTCAAAAG GTTGAAAGCTAAAGAGGAGGAGTGGAGGGATGCCCAGCAGGGCTTCAATAAAATCTGGAGAGAGCAATACGAGAAGGCGTACTTGAAATCACTGGACCACCAGGGTGTTAACTTTAAACAGAATGACATGAAGGCCCTTCGATCAAAGAGTCTTCTCAATGAAATAGAGAGCATCTATGACGAG CGGCAGGAGCAGAGCACGGAAGAGGGCGGTGTGGGCCAGCAAGGTCGTGATGGCTCTGGCGGAGGTTCAACCAGCGAGCCCCACATGATCTTCACCTATGAGGACAAACAGATCCTGGAGGACGCAGCCTCACTCATCATCTACCATGTCAAAAGGCAGCCCACAATCCACAAGGATGACAAGGACCACATCAAACGCATCATACAGCATTTCGTCCCTGACCTCTTCTTTGCCCGCCGTGGTGAGTTGAGTGAGACCGAGGAGTTCACGGATGAGGAGGCAGAGGGAGAGGATGGTGCCGTTGCAGGGGGTGGAGTCTCAATGGCAGGTGGCCAGCAGCAACTAAACGGTGATTCTAGGCGAAGACGATGTACATCCCCAGAAAACATGGACACCTCCGCGGCTGCCCACATCATGAATCCAGAAGGGGAGGCGATGGATCTGCGGGACCCAGAGGCGGAGCACCAAAAGGAGCTGGACGGTGTCTATAACCTGTTCTTCGTCAATAATAACTGGTACTTCTTCTTGCGGCTGCATCAGACTCTGTGCTCACGGCTACTGAAGGTTTACAGACAAGCGGAGAGGCAGTTACTGAAACACAGAGCAGAGCAGAATCGAGAACGGCAGCTTACGGGAGAGGGGCGCAGGGAAAAGACGAGTGACCTTGCTATGGAGCTGCGTCTAAAACAGCCGA GCGAGGTGGAGTTAGAGGAATATTACCCAGCTTTCTTGGACATGGTACGCAGTCTACTGGATGGAAACCTAGAAGCCAATCAGTATGAGGACACCCTGAGAGAGATGTTCACCATCCATGCTTACATCGGCTTTACTGTCGACAAGCTCATCCAGAACATTGTCAGACAG CTTCAACACCTGGTCAGTGATGAGGTGTGTTTGCAAGTGACTGAACTGTACCTCTCGGAACGGAAGAGAGGGGCTGCAGGGGGTAATCTGTCCTCCCAGTGTGTCCGTGCTGCTTGGGAAGCCAGCTACCAATGGAAAGCAGAGAGAGTCATGTCTGAGGAAAACTGCTTCAAG GTGATGTTCATTCAAAACAAAGGTCAGGTGACCTTAACAATTGAGCTACTGGACACAGAAGAGGCCCAGGGTGATGACCCGCTGGATATTCAG AGTCTGTCGAATTACATGGAGCAGTATATAGGGACTGAGTCAATGTGCTCTCAGACAGAGGGCTACTATTTCAAGCCTGTATTTTTACCCAG GAATCTGAGGCATTTCCGTGGCTGGCAGCTGAAGCAGGTGGAAGCCATGCGCTGCCGGAGAGAGTGGCGCCGGAAGATGGGTGTTGAGACAGCCGGGAGTCTGGACTGTCGTTTTAAACTCAACACGCACAAGATGGTTTTTGTGATGAACTCTGAAGACTACATGTACCGCAGAGGAGCCCTGGTGAAGGCTCGGAGG TCCCAGCACAGAGTAGCACGAGCCCAGCATGACCGTTTTGACCAGTGGCACCAGGGCTGGCTGAATGACCATGTGTCCCCTGGTGCTGAGCACAATGTGCAGGACTGGCTCATGGGAGAAGATGATGAGGACATGATCCCTTGCAAGACCACCTGTGTGTCCACACAGGTCAAAGGCTTACCTGTCAACAGGTACCAGGTGCACTACAACAGCAAGGCCCCCGCCTCACCGTAA